A window of Oscillatoria nigro-viridis PCC 7112 contains these coding sequences:
- a CDS encoding ParA family protein — protein MLKVAIFNFKGGTGKSTTVLNLGACLAASKCRVLLLDLDGQRTLSFGLGQDGQQPTALDWLQGDNVEPLNTEVKNLWLIPGDLGLFQLQSPHDLFTPALSKLKGFDVCLMDCSPGLSSVSVQALLACDRVLIPTLCEPAALKGLSEAVELIRGEQTGVPIEVLRTRYKSRLLLTQEADSLLVEASVELDYRLLHTVIPDNIAVAESIAQQKPVTAYAAKSSGASSYRFLASECKKLWRLS, from the coding sequence ATGTTAAAGGTCGCTATTTTCAATTTCAAAGGCGGTACGGGGAAAAGTACCACAGTTTTAAACTTAGGAGCTTGCCTCGCTGCAAGTAAGTGTCGCGTCCTGCTGCTCGACTTGGATGGGCAGCGCACCCTTAGTTTTGGGTTAGGTCAAGACGGTCAGCAGCCGACAGCTTTAGATTGGCTTCAGGGAGATAACGTAGAGCCATTAAATACAGAGGTAAAAAATCTGTGGCTGATTCCGGGGGATTTGGGACTGTTCCAGTTGCAGTCACCTCATGATTTATTCACCCCAGCCCTCTCTAAGCTTAAGGGGTTTGATGTGTGCCTGATGGACTGTTCGCCAGGGCTTTCCTCTGTTTCGGTACAAGCTTTGTTGGCGTGCGATCGCGTGTTGATTCCGACTCTGTGCGAACCGGCTGCTCTTAAAGGGTTGTCGGAAGCGGTGGAATTAATTCGAGGGGAGCAAACAGGAGTGCCAATTGAGGTGTTACGGACTCGCTATAAGTCGCGCCTGCTGTTAACCCAGGAAGCTGACAGTTTGCTGGTTGAGGCTTCTGTGGAACTGGACTATCGGCTGCTGCATACGGTGATTCCTGACAACATTGCTGTGGCAGAATCTATTGCTCAGCAAAAGCCTGTCACCGCCTATGCTGCCAAGTCCTCCGGTGCTTCATCTTATCGGTTTTTGGCCTCAGAGTGCAAAAAATTGTGGAGGTTGTCGTGA
- a CDS encoding DEAD/DEAH box helicase: MIKFSASPRKVWAVAEAERLAYGYLFNPTFATETSLIEPLPHQRIAVYKHLLQHQRLRFLLADDAGAGKTIMTGLYIREMLSRRLIHRVLIVSSAGLLGNWQREMNKLFSLPFRIATGNEAKSTNPFIGENSNLLIVSVDTLVGERMFSRLQESPVIPYDLVIFDEAHKLSADREPDFYIRKTKRYQLAEALVGINDDENCQLEWTCQHLLLLTATPHQGKDFPYYYLWRLLEPEVLSTYDAFNTYPPASRQQHFMRRTKEEMVRFDGTLIYPMRISDTLSYELTQGEISEQTLYEKTTHSIENYYNRAQILNRSAAKLAMSVFQRRSLA; encoded by the coding sequence ATGATTAAATTTTCAGCCAGTCCCAGAAAAGTTTGGGCAGTTGCAGAAGCAGAGCGTCTGGCCTACGGTTATTTATTTAATCCGACCTTCGCCACAGAAACCTCACTTATTGAACCCTTACCCCACCAGCGTATTGCAGTTTACAAACATTTACTGCAACATCAGCGACTGCGGTTTCTCCTTGCTGACGATGCCGGTGCTGGTAAAACCATTATGACAGGTCTCTACATTCGCGAAATGCTATCGCGTCGCTTAATTCACCGGGTTCTCATTGTATCATCGGCTGGGTTATTGGGAAACTGGCAACGGGAAATGAACAAATTATTTAGTCTGCCGTTTCGCATTGCCACTGGCAACGAAGCAAAATCTACTAATCCCTTTATTGGTGAAAATAGCAACCTTCTTATTGTTAGCGTTGATACTTTAGTAGGAGAGCGAATGTTTTCGCGTCTGCAAGAGTCGCCAGTAATTCCCTATGATTTAGTAATATTTGACGAAGCTCACAAACTCTCGGCCGATCGCGAACCAGACTTTTATATTCGCAAAACTAAACGCTACCAACTGGCAGAAGCTTTGGTCGGAATTAACGATGATGAAAACTGCCAATTAGAATGGACTTGTCAGCATTTATTGTTACTGACAGCAACCCCTCATCAGGGGAAGGATTTTCCCTACTATTATTTGTGGCGGTTATTAGAGCCAGAAGTCTTGTCAACTTATGACGCTTTTAACACTTACCCTCCTGCTTCTCGTCAGCAACATTTTATGCGACGCACCAAAGAGGAAATGGTGCGTTTTGATGGCACTCTCATCTATCCGATGCGAATTTCAGACACTCTGAGTTACGAACTCACTCAAGGTGAAATTAGCGAACAAACTCTCTATGAAAAAACTACTCACTCTATTGAAAATTACTATAACCGCGCTCAAATTTTAAATCGGTCTGCGGCTAAATTAGCAATGAGTGTATTTCAGCGAAGGAGCCTAGCCTGA
- a CDS encoding tyrosine-type recombinase/integrase produces MNAVTSDLTLLLPQPLPLTCHPVAVYLSLLAPGSQPTMRQSLDAIASLLTEGQCDAMTLNWATLRYQHTAAVQGALIAQHSPATAKKMMCALKRVLKESLRLDLMSATDYAKAIDLPKIRTSDKLRGRALSADEIATLFEVCHNDSTPAGARDAALLAILRVGLRRAEVVKLELRDFSARTGAMKVRGGKGNKDRTVYLPGDAVKVVEDWLVVRGREAGALLCPAWKMGRIHIRPLTPQAVLVILQKRAIEAGVESFSPHDFRRTFCSDLLDAGVDIVTVAELAGHSSPAIVAKYDRRGEERKRLAVELLSIRNKR; encoded by the coding sequence TTGAACGCTGTTACCTCAGATTTAACGCTCTTGTTGCCACAGCCTCTGCCGCTGACTTGTCACCCGGTGGCGGTGTACCTTTCTCTGTTGGCACCCGGCTCACAGCCGACGATGCGGCAGTCTCTTGATGCGATCGCGTCTTTGCTGACGGAGGGGCAGTGCGACGCGATGACGCTGAATTGGGCGACGCTGCGCTACCAGCACACGGCTGCGGTGCAAGGGGCATTGATAGCACAGCACTCTCCGGCTACTGCTAAAAAGATGATGTGTGCTCTGAAGCGGGTGTTGAAAGAATCACTGCGGCTGGATTTGATGAGCGCGACTGACTATGCCAAGGCGATCGATTTGCCTAAAATTAGGACATCTGACAAACTCAGGGGGCGGGCCTTGAGCGCTGATGAAATTGCCACTCTGTTTGAGGTGTGCCACAATGACTCGACTCCGGCAGGCGCTCGCGATGCGGCTCTGCTGGCGATTCTGCGGGTGGGTTTGCGCCGGGCTGAAGTAGTGAAGCTGGAATTGAGGGACTTTAGTGCTCGCACGGGTGCTATGAAGGTACGAGGCGGTAAGGGGAACAAAGACCGCACGGTGTACCTTCCTGGCGATGCTGTGAAGGTGGTGGAAGATTGGCTCGTGGTTCGGGGTCGGGAAGCGGGAGCGTTGTTGTGTCCGGCCTGGAAGATGGGTCGGATACATATCAGACCGCTAACACCGCAGGCGGTATTAGTGATTTTGCAAAAGCGGGCAATAGAGGCGGGGGTGGAGTCGTTTTCTCCTCACGATTTCCGCCGGACTTTTTGCTCGGATTTGCTAGATGCTGGAGTTGATATCGTGACTGTGGCGGAGCTGGCGGGGCATTCTTCGCCTGCAATTGTGGCTAAATATGACCGCCGGGGAGAGGAAAGGAAGCGGCTCGCTGTGGAGCTGTTGTCGATTCGGAACAAGCGTTGA